In Isoptericola jiangsuensis, the following proteins share a genomic window:
- a CDS encoding aldo/keto reductase → MTVNQIPALTLNNGVEMPALGYGVFQTPPDETVTAVEAALATGYRHVDTAAAYGNEREVGEAIRRSGVPRDDIFLETKVWISDFGYDATLHAFDKSAGKLGVEQLDLLILHQALPSRFDLTVDAYRALEKLLADGKVRAIGVSNFMPEHLDRLLDATTVVPAVNQVEVHPYFRQPDVLAADAAHGILTQAWSPIGGITFYRDGEHTSTLQDPTILGIAAAHDATAAQVMLRWHLQQGRSAIPKSVTPSRIAENFDVLGFELSDAELAAIDALDTGVRGGPEPEAITLETFGRDIPEA, encoded by the coding sequence ATGACCGTGAACCAGATCCCCGCCCTCACCCTGAACAACGGGGTCGAGATGCCCGCCCTCGGGTACGGCGTCTTCCAGACCCCGCCCGACGAGACGGTCACCGCGGTCGAGGCCGCGCTGGCCACCGGCTACCGCCACGTGGACACCGCCGCGGCGTACGGCAACGAGCGGGAGGTCGGCGAGGCGATCCGCCGCTCCGGCGTCCCCCGGGACGACATCTTCCTGGAGACGAAGGTGTGGATCAGCGACTTCGGGTACGACGCGACGCTGCACGCGTTCGACAAGAGCGCCGGCAAGCTCGGCGTGGAGCAGCTCGACCTGCTGATCCTGCACCAGGCGCTGCCGAGCCGGTTCGACCTCACCGTCGACGCGTACCGCGCCCTGGAGAAGCTCCTCGCGGACGGCAAGGTCCGCGCGATCGGTGTCAGCAACTTCATGCCCGAGCACCTGGACCGGCTCCTGGACGCGACGACCGTCGTGCCGGCCGTCAACCAGGTCGAGGTGCACCCGTACTTCCGCCAGCCCGACGTGCTGGCCGCGGACGCCGCGCACGGCATCCTCACGCAGGCGTGGTCGCCGATCGGCGGCATCACGTTCTACCGGGACGGCGAGCACACCAGCACGCTGCAGGACCCCACGATCCTGGGCATCGCGGCGGCGCACGACGCCACCGCCGCGCAGGTGATGCTGCGCTGGCACCTGCAGCAGGGCCGTTCCGCCATCCCGAAGTCGGTCACCCCCAGCCGCATCGCCGAGAACTTCGACGTGCTCGGCTTCGAGCTGTCCGACGCAGAGCTCGCGGCGATCGACGCCCTCGACACCGGCGTGCGCGGCGGGCCGGAGCCGGAGGCGATCACGTTGGAGACCTTCGGCCGCGACATCCCCGAGGCCTGA
- a CDS encoding helix-turn-helix transcriptional regulator gives MDLKAETREFLASRRARITPDRAGLPAYGGNRRVPGLRREEVAMLAGVSVDYYTRLERGNLGGVSESVLEALAEALQLDEAERLHLADLARAANASGAARTRAKRRRPATVRPVVQRMVDTMTGAAVAVRNGRLDVLATNTLGRALYAPMYDSPSYDPAGPLNTARFHFLDVPGAQRFWGDRWAKVSHDAVAILRTEAGRNPYDSTLTGLVGELSTRSEDFRRLWASHDVRLHRTGTKVFHHPAVGDLELDYEALELPGDPGLQLNVYTAAPGSPSDDGLRLLATWAATALAESATSSGPTAEGAPTARAD, from the coding sequence ATGGACCTGAAGGCCGAGACACGAGAGTTCCTCGCCTCGCGCCGCGCCCGGATCACCCCGGACCGCGCGGGGCTTCCCGCCTACGGCGGCAACCGGCGCGTGCCGGGGCTGCGGCGCGAGGAGGTCGCGATGCTCGCCGGCGTCAGCGTCGACTACTACACGCGCCTCGAACGCGGGAACCTCGGCGGCGTGTCCGAGTCCGTGCTGGAGGCGCTCGCGGAGGCGCTCCAGCTCGACGAGGCCGAACGGCTCCACCTCGCCGACCTCGCGCGGGCCGCCAACGCGAGCGGCGCCGCACGGACGCGGGCGAAGCGTCGCAGGCCCGCCACCGTGCGGCCCGTCGTGCAGCGCATGGTCGACACCATGACGGGTGCCGCCGTCGCCGTCCGCAACGGCCGCCTCGACGTCCTCGCCACCAACACGCTCGGCCGCGCCCTGTACGCGCCCATGTACGACTCCCCGTCGTACGACCCCGCCGGGCCGCTCAACACCGCCCGCTTCCACTTCCTCGACGTCCCCGGCGCGCAACGCTTCTGGGGCGACCGGTGGGCGAAGGTGTCGCACGACGCCGTCGCCATCCTGCGCACCGAGGCCGGGCGCAACCCCTACGACTCGACGCTCACCGGGCTCGTCGGCGAGCTGTCCACCCGCAGCGAGGACTTCCGCCGCCTGTGGGCGTCGCACGACGTCCGCCTGCACCGCACCGGCACCAAGGTGTTCCACCACCCGGCCGTGGGCGACCTCGAGCTCGACTACGAGGCGCTCGAGCTGCCCGGCGACCCCGGGCTCCAGCTCAACGTGTACACCGCCGCGCCCGGCTCGCCGTCCGACGACGGGCTGCGGCTGCTGGCGACCTGGGCGGCGACGGCGCTCGCCGAGTCCGCCACGTCGTCGGGTCCGACCGCCGAGGGTGCGCCGACCGCGCGGGCGGACTGA
- a CDS encoding NAD(P)/FAD-dependent oxidoreductase codes for MTGRAPSTDVLVVGAGLAGLHTATGLARRGHDVVLAERRPDLTGTVRTTGIFVRRTLEDFDLPPALLGPPVRRMVLYPPSHRRPVVLDSRRDEYRVGDMRGLYRDGAEQAAAAGVRILLGTRYVGRSAGRHLLEGPDGAVEIAARYVVGADGARSGVARELGLDRNRELLVGAEHVFDVPRRDVVPAFHCVVDPRLAPGYLAWVLDDGEHAHVGVAGYARRFPHGMHHALRQFAAAAPGLRGTTRPDQVEHRAGPIPVGGLLRRIASPDGLLVGDAAGAVSPLTAGGLDPCLRQSAHAVDVLDDALRTGRPDPLRHYDGAALRTQFRGRIAMRRGLSLVRTPAVAEAGVAALRTPPGRAAARQILFGDGSFPDPVPVPVPPVPARVERLRTSAKRP; via the coding sequence ATGACCGGCCGCGCGCCGTCCACGGACGTCCTCGTCGTCGGCGCCGGCCTCGCCGGGCTGCACACCGCCACTGGGCTCGCCCGCCGCGGCCACGACGTCGTCCTGGCCGAACGCCGCCCCGACCTCACCGGCACCGTCCGCACCACCGGGATCTTCGTGCGTCGCACCCTGGAGGACTTCGACCTGCCGCCCGCGCTCCTCGGGCCTCCCGTCCGCCGCATGGTGCTGTACCCGCCGTCCCACCGCCGGCCCGTCGTGCTCGACAGCCGCCGCGACGAGTACCGCGTGGGCGACATGCGCGGCCTCTACCGCGACGGTGCCGAGCAGGCCGCCGCCGCCGGCGTGCGCATCCTGCTGGGCACCCGCTACGTCGGCCGGAGCGCCGGGCGGCACCTCCTGGAGGGCCCGGACGGCGCGGTCGAGATCGCCGCCCGGTACGTCGTCGGGGCCGACGGGGCCCGGTCCGGCGTCGCCCGCGAGCTCGGGCTCGACCGCAACCGGGAGCTCCTCGTCGGCGCCGAGCACGTGTTCGACGTGCCCCGCCGGGACGTCGTGCCCGCGTTCCACTGCGTCGTCGACCCCCGGCTCGCACCCGGGTACCTCGCGTGGGTGCTCGACGACGGCGAGCACGCGCACGTGGGCGTCGCCGGGTACGCGCGCCGCTTCCCGCACGGCATGCACCACGCGCTGCGGCAGTTCGCCGCGGCGGCCCCCGGACTGCGCGGGACCACCCGCCCGGACCAGGTCGAGCACCGCGCGGGACCGATCCCCGTCGGCGGGCTGCTGCGACGCATCGCGTCGCCCGACGGCCTGCTCGTCGGCGACGCCGCCGGCGCCGTCTCCCCGCTCACCGCAGGGGGGCTCGACCCGTGCCTGCGCCAGTCCGCGCACGCCGTCGACGTCCTCGACGATGCCCTGCGCACCGGCCGGCCCGACCCGCTGCGCCACTACGACGGCGCCGCGTTGCGGACGCAGTTCCGCGGCCGGATCGCGATGCGGCGCGGACTGAGCCTCGTCCGCACGCCGGCCGTCGCCGAGGCCGGGGTCGCCGCCCTGCGCACGCCACCGGGACGCGCCGCGGCCCGGCAGATCCTGTTCGGCGACGGATCGTTCCCCGACCCCGTGCCGGTCCCCGTGCCGCCCGTCCCCGCGCGCGTCGAGCGTCTCCGAACGTCAGCGAAACGGCCCTGA
- a CDS encoding helix-turn-helix domain-containing protein — translation MPIVVRLDVELARRKMSVGEFADRVGLTPANVAVLKNGRAKAVRFSTLEAMCRVLRCQPGDLLEWVDDDGEEPR, via the coding sequence ATGCCCATCGTCGTCCGCCTCGACGTCGAGCTCGCGCGCCGCAAGATGAGCGTCGGCGAGTTCGCCGACCGCGTCGGCCTCACCCCCGCCAACGTCGCCGTCCTCAAGAACGGCCGCGCCAAGGCCGTCCGGTTCTCCACGCTGGAGGCCATGTGCCGGGTCCTGCGCTGCCAGCCCGGCGACCTGCTCGAGTGGGTCGACGACGACGGTGAGGAGCCCCGATGA
- a CDS encoding DUF2975 domain-containing protein, which produces MSRTSRLVVPLRVVLAAVLGALLATQVAVLPAVFAHMADQTPELAALRWPLLALTVVVLACVEVVVVCAWRLLTMVHEDRIFSDRSLRWVDVILGSVAVAWLLVLVAALLVAAAVGPTGVAAVLLVVVLVGAAVGLLMVVLRALLVQATTLRTDLDGVI; this is translated from the coding sequence ATGTCCCGGACCTCACGCCTCGTCGTCCCGCTCCGCGTCGTCCTCGCCGCCGTCCTCGGCGCGCTGCTCGCCACCCAGGTCGCCGTGCTGCCCGCGGTGTTCGCGCACATGGCCGACCAGACCCCCGAGCTGGCCGCCCTCCGGTGGCCGCTGCTCGCGCTGACGGTCGTCGTCCTCGCCTGCGTCGAGGTCGTCGTCGTGTGCGCCTGGCGGCTCCTGACGATGGTCCACGAGGACCGCATCTTCAGCGACCGGTCGCTGCGCTGGGTCGACGTCATCCTCGGTTCCGTCGCGGTGGCCTGGCTCCTGGTCCTCGTCGCCGCGCTGCTCGTCGCCGCGGCCGTCGGCCCCACCGGCGTCGCCGCGGTGCTGCTCGTCGTCGTCCTCGTCGGCGCCGCCGTCGGGCTGCTCATGGTGGTGCTGCGTGCCCTGCTGGTCCAGGCCACGACGCTGCGCACCGACCTCGACGGGGTGATCTGA
- a CDS encoding vitamin K epoxide reductase family protein — MDAREVTHLPGRRHTRGWVFGSMLASALISLTASLVLSIDAVVLAANPEADLSCNLNAVLSCADVALSWQAQVLGFPNAFLGLIAEPVVITIAVASLGGVRFPRWFMAAAQGVYTIGLLFAYWLFVQSYFVIHALCPWCLLVTVSTTVVFMTLLHWNVMEDNLYLPRRVQRWAVSMVRIDADVYLTITWIVLLAAAIVWRYGYVLIG, encoded by the coding sequence ATGGACGCGCGCGAGGTGACGCACCTGCCCGGTCGACGACACACCCGCGGGTGGGTGTTCGGCAGCATGCTCGCCTCGGCGCTCATCAGCCTCACCGCGTCCCTCGTGCTGTCGATCGATGCCGTCGTCCTCGCCGCGAACCCCGAGGCCGACCTCTCCTGCAACCTCAACGCCGTCCTGTCGTGCGCCGACGTCGCCCTGTCCTGGCAGGCGCAGGTCCTGGGCTTCCCCAACGCCTTCCTCGGGCTCATCGCCGAGCCCGTGGTCATCACGATCGCCGTGGCGAGCCTCGGCGGCGTGAGGTTCCCCCGCTGGTTCATGGCGGCCGCGCAGGGCGTCTACACGATCGGCCTGCTGTTCGCGTACTGGCTGTTCGTCCAGTCGTACTTCGTCATCCACGCGCTGTGCCCGTGGTGCCTGCTCGTCACGGTGTCCACCACGGTGGTGTTCATGACGCTGCTGCACTGGAACGTCATGGAGGACAACCTCTACCTGCCGCGGCGCGTGCAGCGGTGGGCCGTCTCCATGGTGCGCATCGACGCCGACGTCTACCTCACCATCACGTGGATCGTGCTGCTCGCCGCCGCCATCGTCTGGCGGTACGGGTACGTCCTGATCGGCTGA
- a CDS encoding HAD-IC family P-type ATPase has product MSSTSDATTGTITAPWAHEPGAVLDALTTSRDGLAADDAAARLADVGPNRLPPPQRDPLWKRVLVHFDDILIYILLVSAVLKAALGDWVDFTVILAVAVINAAIGFVQEGRAESALDGIRRMLSTHAEARRDGAWASVDADDVVPGDVVRVRSGDRVPADVRLLDATNLRVEESALTGESVPASKSAAPVAADAGVGDRTSMLFSGTLVAAGQGVGVVTATGRATEIGRIQTMISEVESLETPLTKQLDRFGKVLAVLILVMAVVMVIVGRVLHDFDVPELISASIGFAVAAVPEGLPALVTITLALGVQQMARRRAITRKLPAVETLGSVTTICSDKTGTLTKNEMTARTVRTAQGTFGVDGIGYAPVGEVTTTGGARADLAGHPDLAALATVMMLCNDARLVPDAEDPDGWRLVGEPTEGALRTLGTKAGVDPAGWTRAAVVPFESANKFMATLDRDPSGAGFVHLKGAPDRVLDRCATQTTPDGGSAPLDRAAWEAHIDELGAQGLRVLAAARTTAPADATRLDADDVDRGLEMCGLVGIVDPPRPEAVDAIAECRQAGIRVKMITGDHAGTAVAIGREMGIVDHPADGADAPTVLTGPELEAMTGEQLKAVVRDVDVYARTSPEHKIRIVSALQSHGEVVAMTGDGVNDAPALTQADVGVAMGIKGTEATKEAAEVVLADDNFATIERAVEEGRRIYDNIRKSVLFLLPTNGAQSLVILVAVLFGLVLPLAPVQVLWINMITAVTLSLGLAYERAEPGVMRRAPRDPAANILDAVFLRRILVVSVLIGGATMALFYLERAQGAPLAEAQTTAVTMLALGQLAYLFNCRFLDRSSLTVDVLRGNRVIWISAGALLVLQCVFVYVPVMHDWFASAPIGAAEWGKCLALSVVVFLAVEAVKWLGRRQHRTTGH; this is encoded by the coding sequence ATGTCCTCGACGTCCGACGCCACGACCGGGACCATCACGGCGCCCTGGGCCCACGAGCCCGGCGCCGTGCTCGACGCCCTGACGACCTCCCGGGACGGGCTCGCCGCGGACGACGCCGCCGCGCGGCTGGCCGACGTCGGGCCCAACCGCCTCCCGCCGCCGCAGCGCGACCCGCTGTGGAAGCGGGTCCTCGTGCACTTCGACGACATCCTCATCTACATCCTGCTGGTCTCCGCCGTGCTCAAGGCGGCCCTGGGGGACTGGGTCGACTTCACCGTCATCCTCGCCGTCGCGGTGATCAACGCGGCGATCGGGTTCGTCCAGGAAGGGCGTGCGGAGAGCGCCCTCGACGGCATCCGCCGGATGCTCTCCACGCACGCCGAGGCGCGGCGGGACGGTGCGTGGGCGTCGGTCGACGCGGACGACGTCGTGCCGGGCGACGTGGTGCGGGTGCGGTCGGGCGACCGCGTGCCCGCGGACGTGCGGCTCCTGGACGCGACGAACCTGCGGGTGGAGGAGTCCGCCCTGACGGGCGAGTCCGTGCCGGCGTCGAAGTCGGCGGCGCCCGTCGCGGCCGACGCGGGCGTCGGGGACCGCACCAGCATGCTGTTCTCCGGGACGCTCGTCGCGGCCGGGCAGGGCGTCGGCGTCGTCACCGCCACCGGGCGGGCCACGGAGATCGGCCGCATCCAGACGATGATCTCCGAGGTCGAGAGCCTGGAGACGCCCCTGACGAAGCAGCTCGACCGGTTCGGCAAGGTGCTGGCCGTCCTCATCCTCGTCATGGCGGTCGTCATGGTGATCGTGGGCCGGGTCCTGCACGACTTCGACGTGCCCGAGCTGATCTCGGCGTCCATCGGGTTCGCGGTCGCCGCCGTGCCGGAGGGCCTGCCCGCCCTGGTCACCATCACCCTCGCCCTCGGCGTGCAGCAGATGGCGCGCCGCCGCGCCATCACCCGCAAGCTGCCCGCGGTGGAGACCCTCGGCTCGGTGACGACGATCTGCTCGGACAAGACGGGCACCCTGACGAAGAACGAGATGACGGCCCGCACCGTCCGCACCGCGCAGGGGACGTTCGGCGTCGACGGCATCGGCTACGCCCCCGTCGGGGAGGTCACCACCACCGGCGGGGCGCGCGCCGACCTCGCCGGGCACCCCGACCTCGCGGCGCTGGCCACCGTGATGATGCTCTGCAACGACGCCCGGCTCGTGCCGGACGCCGAGGACCCGGACGGCTGGCGGCTCGTCGGGGAACCCACCGAGGGTGCGCTGCGCACGCTCGGGACCAAGGCCGGTGTGGACCCGGCCGGGTGGACCCGGGCGGCCGTGGTGCCGTTCGAGTCGGCGAACAAGTTCATGGCGACGCTCGACCGCGACCCGTCGGGCGCCGGGTTCGTGCACCTCAAGGGTGCGCCGGACCGCGTGCTGGACCGCTGCGCCACCCAGACGACGCCCGACGGCGGATCCGCACCGCTGGACCGGGCGGCGTGGGAGGCGCACATCGACGAGCTCGGCGCGCAGGGCCTGCGGGTCCTCGCCGCGGCCCGCACCACCGCCCCCGCCGACGCCACGCGCCTGGACGCCGATGACGTGGACCGCGGCCTGGAGATGTGCGGGCTCGTCGGGATCGTGGACCCGCCACGCCCCGAGGCGGTGGACGCCATCGCCGAGTGCCGGCAGGCCGGGATCCGCGTCAAGATGATCACCGGCGACCACGCGGGCACCGCCGTCGCGATCGGCCGCGAGATGGGCATCGTCGACCACCCGGCCGACGGCGCGGACGCCCCGACCGTCCTCACCGGGCCCGAGCTGGAGGCGATGACCGGCGAGCAGCTCAAGGCCGTGGTCCGCGACGTCGACGTGTACGCGCGCACCAGCCCGGAGCACAAGATCCGCATCGTCTCCGCCCTGCAGTCGCACGGCGAGGTCGTCGCGATGACGGGCGACGGCGTCAACGACGCCCCCGCCCTCACGCAGGCCGACGTCGGCGTCGCGATGGGCATCAAGGGCACGGAGGCCACCAAGGAGGCCGCCGAGGTCGTCCTCGCGGACGACAACTTCGCGACCATCGAGCGTGCCGTGGAGGAGGGGCGGCGGATCTACGACAACATCCGCAAGTCCGTGCTGTTCCTCCTGCCGACCAACGGCGCCCAGTCCCTCGTCATCCTCGTCGCGGTGCTGTTCGGCCTCGTGCTGCCCCTCGCGCCCGTGCAGGTGCTGTGGATCAACATGATCACCGCCGTCACCCTGTCCCTCGGCCTCGCCTACGAGCGCGCCGAGCCCGGCGTCATGCGACGCGCCCCCCGCGACCCGGCCGCGAACATCCTGGACGCCGTGTTCCTGCGCCGCATCCTCGTGGTGTCGGTGCTCATCGGCGGCGCCACCATGGCCCTGTTCTACCTGGAGCGCGCGCAGGGCGCCCCGCTGGCGGAGGCCCAGACGACGGCCGTCACCATGCTCGCACTCGGCCAGCTCGCCTACCTGTTCAACTGCCGGTTCCTCGACCGGTCCAGCCTCACCGTGGACGTGCTGCGCGGGAACCGCGTCATCTGGATCTCCGCCGGCGCCCTCCTCGTCCTCCAGTGCGTGTTCGTCTACGTCCCCGTCATGCACGACTGGTTCGCCTCCGCCCCGATCGGCGCCGCCGAGTGGGGCAAGTGCCTCGCCCTGTCCGTCGTCGTCTTCCTCGCCGTCGAGGCCGTCAAGTGGCTGGGTCGGCGGCAGCACCGGACCACCGGGCACTGA